Sequence from the Jatrophihabitans sp. genome:
AGCGGCCGCCCGGGGCATCCCGGTGGCGATCGTCAACCAGGGCGTCACCCGGGGCGACCCGCTGGCCGATGTGCTGCTCGACCGGCCGCTCGGTGAGCTGCTGCCGGCGCTGGCCGCCGCCGCGATCGAAGGCTGACCTGCGCCGGCGCTAGGGTCGGCGGTGACCCAGCCGGTGCCAGAGTGACCGAGAGGACACGTCGATGGAGCTGTCGCGGCTGGATGACGTCGGGGCCTTCGGTGAGCTGGCCGATGTCGAGGTCGACGAGCTGCGCGAGCTGCAGCTGCGCCGGCTGAGGTGGTCGCTGCGGCACGCCTATGACAACGTCGGCCACTACCGGGCGGCCTTCGACAGCGCCGGGGTCCACCCGGATGAGCTGACCTCGCTGGCCGACCTGGCGCACTTTCCCCTCACCAGCAAGGAGGACTTGCGCCAGAACTACCCGTTCGGCATGTTCGCGGTGCCCCGTGAGCGGGTGGTCCGGGTGCACGCCTCATCCGGGACCACCGGCAAGCCCACCGTCGTCGGCTACACCGCCGATGACATCCAGACCTGGGCGTCGGTGATGGCCCGCTCGATCTACGCCGCGGGCGGCCGGCCGGGTGACATCGTGCACGTGGCCTACGGCTACGGCCTGTTCACCGGCGGGCTGGGCGCGCACTACGGCGCGGAGAAGCTGGGCTGCACGGTGGTGCCGGTGTCCGGTGGCATGACGGCGCGGCAGGTGCAGCTGATCACCGACTTCGAGCCCCGGATCATCATGGTCACCCCGTCCTACTTCCTGGCGATCCTGGACGAGCTGGCCCGCCAGGGCATCGACGCCGCGCAGACGTCCCTGCGGATCGGCATCTTCGGCGCCGAGCCGTGGACCGAGGCGATGCGTGCCGAGATGCAGCAGCGGACCCGGCTGGCCGCGCTGGACATCTACGGCCTGAGCGAGGTGATGGGCCCGGGAATCGGCCAGGAAGCGGCCGGGCATCCGGGCAGCCTGCAGGTCTGGGAGGACCACTTCTACCCCGAGGTGATCGACCCGCGGACCGGCCAGGTGCTGGCAGAGGGCCAGCCCGGCGAGCTGGTGCTGACCTCGCTGACCAAGCAGGCGATGCCGGTGGTGCGCTACCGGACCCGGGACCTGACCAGGTTGCTGCCGGGCAGCGCCTACCCGGCCTTTCGCGGCATCGAGAAGATCACCGGGCGCACCGACGACATGATGATCATCCGCGGCGTCAACGTCTTTCCCACCCAGATCGAGGAGTTGCTGCTGTCGGTGCCCGAGCTGTCGCCGCACTTCGAGTGCGTCCTGAGCCGGCCCGACCGGCTGGACGAGCTGAGCGTGCGGGTCGAGTCCCGCGAGCCCGATGCCGACGCCGACGCCCTGGCCAGGACGCTGGGCACCCTGATCAAGGACCGGGTCGGAGTGAGCGTCACCGTCGAGGTGCTGGCCCCGGAGGCGATCGCGCGCTCGCAGGGCAAGGCAGCCAGGGTGCTTGACCAGCGCTGAGCCGATGAACTAAGTAAGAGGGCCGAGAATGAGATCGGGAGGTCAGGCGGACATGGATCGGATCCGGCTCGGGGAGCTCGAAGTCTCCCGTCAGGGCCTGGGCTGCATGGGCATGAGCGAGTGGTACGGGCCGGCGGACTGGGACAGCTCGATCGCCACCATTCGCCGCGCCCTCGAACTGGGGGTCAGCTTTCTCGACACCGCCGACGTATACGGCGCCGGGCACAACGAGGTGCTGGTCGGACGGGCGATCGCCGGCCGGCGCGAGCAGGTGCAGCTGGCCACGAAATTCGGCATCGACCGCTCCGGCGGTGATCAGGCCCGGGTGTTCCGCGGCGAGGCCGGCTACGTCAAGCGGGCCTGCGAGGCCTCGCTGCTGCGGCTCGGGGTGGACGTGATCGACCTGTACTACCTGCACCGCCCACCCGAGACCGCCGAGATCGAGGAGACGGTCGGCGCGATGGCCGAGCTGGTCGCCGAGGGAAAGGTGCGTTACCTGGGACTGTCGGAGGTGGACGAGCGGCTGCTGCGGCGGGCGCACGCGGTGCACCCGATCACGGCCGTGCAGAGCGAGTACTCGCTGTGGACCCGCGACGCCGAGGCGGTGACGCCGACCATGATGGAGCTCGGGATCGGGCTGGTGCCCTACTCACCGCTCGGACGGGGCTTCCTGACCGGCACCATCGATCCCGGCCGGCTGGACAGCGGCGACTTCCGCGGAGCCAATCCCCGGTTCCGGGGCGAGGCCGGCCAGGCGAACCTGGCGATCGTGGCGGCGGTCCGGGCGGTGGCACAGCGGCATGCGGTGTCGCCGGCCCAGATCGCGCTGGGCTGGGTGCACGCGCAGTCCGACCGGCTCGGGGTGCCGGTGGCGCCCATTCCCGGCACCAAGCGGGTGCGGTGGCTGGAGGAGAACGTCGCGGCGGTGGACGTCAAGCTCACCCAGCAGGATCTGGCCGAACTCGACCCGCTGGGCCTGCACGTCGTCGGCGCCCGCTACTAGCGCCGACCTGCACGTCGTCAGCGCCAGTTGCTGAGTTGCTCGCTGCTAAGGCGCGGTAGCGGGTTTCCCGTTGGATCGTTGGCCTCATAGCCGGGCGACGCGCCGGGCGCAGCCCTGCACAGCGGCCGACGATCGGGCACGGCGACCCGCGGCTGATCGCCGGTCCTGCGGGTCGCGGGCTTACGGTGGTTCTGCGACGCCTTGTGATCAGGCAGGAATGGCCACCCGTGCGCTGGCCGAGGCGAAGCCGAGCCAGGTGTGCCGGTTGCCGGCCCAGCACCAGCCGACCTTGGGGGCATTGCGGCGGGCCGTGCCGTCCCGGCCGGTGCCGTTGCTGATCCAGAGCGCGGGAGTACGGGCGTCCAGGCTGCCGTTGGGCTTGCGCAGCCGGGACCCGACGGTCATGAAGCAGCTGTTGCGCTCCAGGATGCCGGGTTGTTGCAGTAGCCAGTGCAGGCCCTCGACCAGCGTCAACGGACTGCGGCCGGCCGCGGCGATGGCGGGCAGCGCCTCGTCCGGGCTCCAGTTGCGCATGCCGTCGCCGCGGTCGAGTCCCCGCGCCAGGTAGGCCGCGCCGGCCGGCGGCGTCGCCACGTCGATGGCGGTGAAGTCATCGACGTCCTGCATGTCCGAGACGACGAAGCCGGGGCGTCCGTCCCAGCTCACCAACGGGGCCAGCGCCGAGGCCGGCACCCGTGCGGGATGGACCACCAGAAGGCTGCCTGCCGGTGCGCGGTCGAGCACGGACGCGCGCAGCTCGCCGGCGCTCAGGCCGGCAAGGTCGTGCACTCCCGCGGCGATCAGCCGCTCGACCTGCTCGGGCAGGGAAGGCAACGCGGCGGCGACAACAGGGGTGGCTACAGGCAAAGCGGCTCCTCAACTCGGTGGCGAGGCGGATCAACGCCTCGCAGGGGCAAGAAGTTCCCGCTAGGACAGGGGCGCCAGCTGGACGCCTGCCGCTTGGGCGCCGGTGCGCAGCCGCTTATCCCAGACGGCGAACAGTGTGCCGGTCGAATTCACTGTCAACAGGCTCGCCAAGTGCACCGCGTCGGGGCCTGCCAGTGAGTGCCGGGCAGCCAATGCGCCGGCAGCGGCCGCGATGGCCTCAGTCAACTCGACCGGCCGGGTTGCCGCCCAGAATTCCTCCCACAGGGATTCGGCTTGCAGCTGCTCACTCGGATCGAGTCGCTCAGCACGGCCGGCAGCGGCTAGCGCGGCGCGTACTTCTGGATAGGCCAGCCGACTGGAGACAGCCGTATCGCAGGCATTCCACAGCGCCGAAGCCAGCTTGCTGCCGGCTTCTTCGACGATCAGTTTCACAAAGGCACTGCTGTCGAAGTAGACGATCGCCACCGCTGTCAGCCGCGCTGCTCGCGGACCAACTCAGAGACTGAATCGGTTGCTCGCGCTCGGACGACGCTTTGCGCGTCCGGCCGGTCAGCACGCCGAGGCCTGCCCAGAACGCCCTCCTCGGTCAGCCGCTCGATCAGCGGCGCCGTGTCGATCGGCAGAAGTCGCGCCACCGGGATACCTCGTTCGGTGATGATCACCTCTTCGCCAGCTCGGACGTGCCCGATCCAGCCCGATAGCTCGGCCCTCAACCTGCTGATGGCAACGTCCATTCACAGAGTGTACAACTCTGCGGAACTGAGTTGTACACTCCGTGGATGAGCTCGGCTGACCAATCCGCTGGCAGCAGCCGGAACTAGGCAGAACCCTCCGCCGAGCCGGCGTTGGCAGCCGCGACGTCGGTGATCTTGTACTTCTCCAGCGCGTCGCGGGCCGCCTCGGGCTTGACCTCGCCCCGCTTGGCCAGCTGCGCCAGCACGTTCACCACGACCGACTCGGCGTCGATGTGGAAGAACCTGCGGGCCGCGCCCCGGGTGTCGGCGAAGCCGAAACCGTCAGCGCCGAGCGAGCTCCAGTCGCGTCCGGCGGCCTGCACCCACTGGGCGATCTGGTCGGGCACCGCGCGCATGTAGTCCGACACCGCCACCACCGGCCCGGAGGTCTCGGCCAGCTTGGTGTTGACGTAGGGCGTCAGCGGCTCGGCGTCCGGGTGCAGGAAGTTGTGCTCGTCGATCTCCAGGGCGTCCCGGCGCAGTTCGTTCCAGGACGTCACCGACCAGACGTCGACGTCGACGCCCCAGTCCTGTCCGAGCAGCTCCTGGGCCCGCAACGCCCACGGCACCGCGACCCCGGAGGCCAGCACCTGGGCCCGCGGCCGGCCCGACTCCCCGAGCGCGGCCGAGACCCGGTGCATGCCCCGCAGGATGCCCTCGACGTCCACGTCGGCCGGTTCGGCCGGCTGCGGGATCGGCTCGTTGTAGATGGTCAGGTAGAAGAAGACGTCCTCGCCGCCCGGGTGCTGCTCCGACGAGCCGTACATCCTGCGCAGCCCGGACTCGACGATGTGGGCGATCTCGTAGGCGTAGGCCGGGTCATAGGCCACCGCGGCCGGGTTGGTCGAGGCGATCAGCAGCGAGTGCCCGTCGGCGTGCTGCAGGCCCTCACCGGCCAGGGTGGTCCGCCCGGCGGTCGCGCCCAGGACGAAACCCCGGCCCAGCTGGTCGGCGAACTGCCAGAACTGGTCACCGGTCCGCTGGAAGCCGAACATCGAGTAGAAGATGTAGAACGGGATCATCGGCTGGCCGTGGGTGGCGTAGCTGGTGCCGGCCGCGATCAGCGACGCGGTGGAACCGGCCTCGCTGATGCCCTCGTGCAGGATCTGGCCCTGCCTGGACTCCTTGTAGGACAGCAGCATGTCGCGGTCGACCGCGTCGTACTCCTGGCCGTGCGGGGAGTAGATCTTGGCCGTCGGGAAGATCGCGTCCAGGCCGAAGGTGCGGGCCTCGTCCGGGATGATCGGCACGAAGCGCTTGCCGATCTCCTTGTCGCGCATCAGGTCCTTGAACAGCCGCACCATCACCTGGGTGGTGGCGACGCTCTGCTTGCCCGAGCCCTTCTTCAGCTCCGCGTACGCCGAGGCCTGCGAGTCGGGCAGCACCAGCGGCTTGGCCCGGGTGACCCGCTTGGGCAGCACGCCGCCGAGGGCCTCGCGGCGATCCTTCATGTACTGGATCTCGTCGGACTTCTCGCCCGGGTGGTAGTAGGGCGGCAGGTCGGCCTCGAGGGCCTCGTCGGTGATCTCCAGGTGCAGCCGGTCGCGGAATGCCTTGAGGTCGACCTTGTTGAGCTTCTTCATCTGGTGGGTGGCGTTGCGGCCCTCGAAGCTCTCCAGCGTCCAGCCCTTGATGGTGTGCGCCAGGATGACGGTCGGCTGGCCGACGTGCGCGCGGGCCGAGGCGAAGGCGGCGTAGACCTTGCGGTAGTCGTGACCGCCGCGGGAGAGCACCCGCAGCTGCTCGTCGGACAGGTCCTCGACCATCTTGCGCAGCCGCAGGTCATCGCCGAAGAAGTTCTCCCGGATGTAGGCCCCGGACTCGACGGTGTAGGTCTGGAACTGCCCGTCCGGCGTGGTGTTCATCTTGTTGACCAGCACGCCGTCGCGGTCGGCGGCCAGCAGCGGGTCCCAGTCCCGTCCCCAGATGACCTTGATGACGTTCCAGCCGGCGCCGCGGAAGTAGGACTCCAGCTCCTGGATGATCTTGCCGTTGCCGCGGACCGGCCCGTCCAGCCGCTGCAGGTTGCAGTTGATCACGAAGGTGAGGTTGTCCAGCTCCTCGCGGGAGGCCACTCCGATCGCGCCCAGGGACTCGACCTCGTCCATCTCGCCGTCGCCGAGGAAGGCCCAGACGTGGGAGTTGGCGGTGTCGGCGATGCCGCGGGCGGCCAGGTAGCGGTTGAACCGGGCCTGGTAGATCGCCCCGATCGGGCCCAGCCCCATCGACACGGTCGGGAACTCCCAGAAATCGGGCATCAGCCGGGGGTGCGGGTAGGAGGACAGGCCGTTGGGCGCCTTGGACTGCTCCTGCCGGAAGCCGTCGAGGTGCTGCTCGGTGAGCCGGCCCTCTAAAAAGGCCCGGGCGTAGATGCCGGGGGCGGCGTGGCCCTGGAAGTAGATCTGGTCGCCGGTGCCGCTGGCCAGGTCCTTGCCCCGGAAGAAGTGGTTGAAGCCGACCTCGTAGAGCGAGGCCGCCGAGGCGTAGGTGGCGATGTGCCCGCCGACGCCCAGGTGCTTGTTGGCCCGGCTGACCATGATGGCGGCGTTCCACCGGATGTAGGCCCGGATCCGGCGCTCGATGTGCTCATCGCCGGGGAACCAGGGCTCGCGCTCGGGCGGGATGGTGTTGATGTAGTCGGTGCTGCGCAGCGCGGGGACGCCGACCTGGCGTTCGCGGGCGCGTTCGAGCAGCTTCAGCAGCAGGAACCGGGCCCGCTGGCGGCCGTCATGGTCCACAGCGGCGTCAAACGATTCGATCCACTCACGAGTCTCACCGGGATCGATATCGGGGAGCTGGCTGGGCAGTCCGTCGGTGATGATGTTGTAGCGATCACGAGTCACCCCTCCAGTGTCCACCAACACGGGAGAAGATGTGACCTCTGATCTTTACCCATCGGGAGCCCCAGAGGCTTGCGTCGTCGCCGAAGTGTGGTTATCTACCTGGGCACGGTTACCAGCGGTGAGGATTTGCCTCCCGCTTTGGCACCTATGGAGGCTGGCAGTGAGCACCACCCCCGGCACCGGGGAAAACACGACTGCATTGGTTGACCGCCTGGGAATCGAACCAGGCATGGTTGTGCAGGAGTTGGGCTATGACGACGATGTCGACCAGGCTCTGCGCGAAGCGATAGAAGAGCGCCTCGACGACGACATGGTGGACGAGGACTCAGATGATGTAGTCGATGTGGTGCTCCTGTGGTTCCGGGAGGACGACGGCGACCTCGTCGACGCCCTGGTGGATGCCATCGCCCCGCTGGCCGACAACGGGGTGATCTGGTTGCTGACGCCCAAACGTGGCCGGGCCGGTTACGTCGAGCCCTCCGACATCTCCGAGGCGGCCCCGACGGCGGGGCTCTCGCAGACCTCGCTGCTGCCGCTGGGCGCCGGCTGGACCGGCGCCCGACTGGTCAGCAGGCGCGCCAAGGCCGGTGCTGAGCGCGGCAGGGGAGACCGACGGTGAGTTTTATGCCGGATGACTCCGTGATTCCGGGGTTGAGCCCGCTGCCGGTCGGAGTGGAGGCGCCGGACTTCACGCTGCGCGACCAGAACAACGAGGTCGTGACGCTGTCGTCGTTCCGGGGCTCCAAGGCCGTGCTGCTGGTGTTCTACCCGTGGGCCTTCACCAGCATCTGCACCGGCGAGCTGGGCCAGATCCGGGACCGGATCGACGAGTTCGCCAACGACGCGGTGCAGGTGCTGACTCTGAGCATCGACTCATCGTTCGTGCACAAGATCTTCTCCCAGCGTGACGAGCTGAACTACCCGCTGCTGGCCGACTTCTGGCCGCACGGCGCGGTCGCCCAGGCCTACGGGGTGTTCAACTCCGACGCCGGGGTCTCCAATCGGGGGACGTTCCTGATCGACCAGGACGGCGTCATCCGGTTCAGCGAGGCCAAGGAGATCGGCGTCGGACGGGATCCGCAGCGCTGGCTGGACGAGATCGCGGCGTTGACCACCGGGGTGGCCAGCTAGCTCTGGTGGCTGG
This genomic interval carries:
- the paaK gene encoding phenylacetate--CoA ligase PaaK, with translation MELSRLDDVGAFGELADVEVDELRELQLRRLRWSLRHAYDNVGHYRAAFDSAGVHPDELTSLADLAHFPLTSKEDLRQNYPFGMFAVPRERVVRVHASSGTTGKPTVVGYTADDIQTWASVMARSIYAAGGRPGDIVHVAYGYGLFTGGLGAHYGAEKLGCTVVPVSGGMTARQVQLITDFEPRIIMVTPSYFLAILDELARQGIDAAQTSLRIGIFGAEPWTEAMRAEMQQRTRLAALDIYGLSEVMGPGIGQEAAGHPGSLQVWEDHFYPEVIDPRTGQVLAEGQPGELVLTSLTKQAMPVVRYRTRDLTRLLPGSAYPAFRGIEKITGRTDDMMIIRGVNVFPTQIEELLLSVPELSPHFECVLSRPDRLDELSVRVESREPDADADALARTLGTLIKDRVGVSVTVEVLAPEAIARSQGKAARVLDQR
- a CDS encoding aldo/keto reductase, which codes for MDRIRLGELEVSRQGLGCMGMSEWYGPADWDSSIATIRRALELGVSFLDTADVYGAGHNEVLVGRAIAGRREQVQLATKFGIDRSGGDQARVFRGEAGYVKRACEASLLRLGVDVIDLYYLHRPPETAEIEETVGAMAELVAEGKVRYLGLSEVDERLLRRAHAVHPITAVQSEYSLWTRDAEAVTPTMMELGIGLVPYSPLGRGFLTGTIDPGRLDSGDFRGANPRFRGEAGQANLAIVAAVRAVAQRHAVSPAQIALGWVHAQSDRLGVPVAPIPGTKRVRWLEENVAAVDVKLTQQDLAELDPLGLHVVGARY
- a CDS encoding peroxiredoxin; its protein translation is MPDDSVIPGLSPLPVGVEAPDFTLRDQNNEVVTLSSFRGSKAVLLVFYPWAFTSICTGELGQIRDRIDEFANDAVQVLTLSIDSSFVHKIFSQRDELNYPLLADFWPHGAVAQAYGVFNSDAGVSNRGTFLIDQDGVIRFSEAKEIGVGRDPQRWLDEIAALTTGVAS
- a CDS encoding DUF5701 family protein yields the protein MPVATPVVAAALPSLPEQVERLIAAGVHDLAGLSAGELRASVLDRAPAGSLLVVHPARVPASALAPLVSWDGRPGFVVSDMQDVDDFTAIDVATPPAGAAYLARGLDRGDGMRNWSPDEALPAIAAAGRSPLTLVEGLHWLLQQPGILERNSCFMTVGSRLRKPNGSLDARTPALWISNGTGRDGTARRNAPKVGWCWAGNRHTWLGFASASARVAIPA
- a CDS encoding type II toxin-antitoxin system prevent-host-death family antitoxin — protein: MDVAISRLRAELSGWIGHVRAGEEVIITERGIPVARLLPIDTAPLIERLTEEGVLGRPRRADRPDAQSVVRARATDSVSELVREQRG
- the aceE gene encoding pyruvate dehydrogenase (acetyl-transferring), homodimeric type, with product MPSQLPDIDPGETREWIESFDAAVDHDGRQRARFLLLKLLERARERQVGVPALRSTDYINTIPPEREPWFPGDEHIERRIRAYIRWNAAIMVSRANKHLGVGGHIATYASAASLYEVGFNHFFRGKDLASGTGDQIYFQGHAAPGIYARAFLEGRLTEQHLDGFRQEQSKAPNGLSSYPHPRLMPDFWEFPTVSMGLGPIGAIYQARFNRYLAARGIADTANSHVWAFLGDGEMDEVESLGAIGVASREELDNLTFVINCNLQRLDGPVRGNGKIIQELESYFRGAGWNVIKVIWGRDWDPLLAADRDGVLVNKMNTTPDGQFQTYTVESGAYIRENFFGDDLRLRKMVEDLSDEQLRVLSRGGHDYRKVYAAFASARAHVGQPTVILAHTIKGWTLESFEGRNATHQMKKLNKVDLKAFRDRLHLEITDEALEADLPPYYHPGEKSDEIQYMKDRREALGGVLPKRVTRAKPLVLPDSQASAYAELKKGSGKQSVATTQVMVRLFKDLMRDKEIGKRFVPIIPDEARTFGLDAIFPTAKIYSPHGQEYDAVDRDMLLSYKESRQGQILHEGISEAGSTASLIAAGTSYATHGQPMIPFYIFYSMFGFQRTGDQFWQFADQLGRGFVLGATAGRTTLAGEGLQHADGHSLLIASTNPAAVAYDPAYAYEIAHIVESGLRRMYGSSEQHPGGEDVFFYLTIYNEPIPQPAEPADVDVEGILRGMHRVSAALGESGRPRAQVLASGVAVPWALRAQELLGQDWGVDVDVWSVTSWNELRRDALEIDEHNFLHPDAEPLTPYVNTKLAETSGPVVAVSDYMRAVPDQIAQWVQAAGRDWSSLGADGFGFADTRGAARRFFHIDAESVVVNVLAQLAKRGEVKPEAARDALEKYKITDVAAANAGSAEGSA
- a CDS encoding DUF3052 domain-containing protein, giving the protein MSTTPGTGENTTALVDRLGIEPGMVVQELGYDDDVDQALREAIEERLDDDMVDEDSDDVVDVVLLWFREDDGDLVDALVDAIAPLADNGVIWLLTPKRGRAGYVEPSDISEAAPTAGLSQTSLLPLGAGWTGARLVSRRAKAGAERGRGDRR
- a CDS encoding type II toxin-antitoxin system VapC family toxin, which translates into the protein MAIVYFDSSAFVKLIVEEAGSKLASALWNACDTAVSSRLAYPEVRAALAAAGRAERLDPSEQLQAESLWEEFWAATRPVELTEAIAAAAGALAARHSLAGPDAVHLASLLTVNSTGTLFAVWDKRLRTGAQAAGVQLAPLS